One segment of Rissa tridactyla isolate bRisTri1 chromosome 17, bRisTri1.patW.cur.20221130, whole genome shotgun sequence DNA contains the following:
- the POU2AF1 gene encoding POU domain class 2-associating factor 1 isoform X3 gives MHWQKSSAPEQQPQPRPYQGVRVKEPVKELLKRKRGNVHNAAATAATTVVLPHQPLPSYSPMGQPCIDTDVAASAVPVTDEGALCSGWISQPSPTSLQPLTQWTTYPDYVSHEAASCPYTADMYVQPMCPSYTLVGPSSVLTYTSQPLITNFAPRSTTPAVVPQLEVTDQQPPLTYFPWAQPLSALPASTLQYQPASSTLSGPQFVPLPISIPEPAPQELEDARRVIGTLPIEKLLLEDEDNDTYVLNHALSVEGL, from the exons ATGCACTGGCAAAAAT CTTCTGCTCCAGAACAGCAGCCACAGCCTCGCCCCTATCAAGGTGTCCGTGTGAAAGAGCCAGTGAAGGAGCTATTGAAAAGGAAACGGGGAAATGTTCATAATGCTGCTGCAACGGCAGCTACAACg gTCGTTTTGCCCCATCAGCCGCTTCCTTCCTATTCACCAATGG GCCAGCCTTGCATTGATACGGATGTTGCTGCCTCTGCCGTGCCTGTCACAGATGAAGGAGCGCTCTGTTCTGGCTGGatctcccagccctctcccacaTCCTTACAGCCTTTAACTCAGTGGACTACTTACCCTGATTATGTGTCTCATGAAGCAGCCAGCTGTCCATACACAGCAGATATGTATGTTCAACCTATGTGTCCCAGTTACACACTGGTTGGACCTTCATCTGTTCTGACTTATACTTCTCAACCGCTGATCACCAATTTTGCA CCCCGAAGCACCACGCCTGCTGTAGTGCCTCAGCTTGAGGTGACGGATCAGCAGCCACCTCTCACATACTTCCCATGGGCACAGCCCCTCTCTGCACTGCCAGCCTCCACTTTGCAGTACCAGCCGGCCTCTTCCACTCTTTCCGGGCCGCAGTTTGTGCCCTTGCCAATCTCCATTCCTGAACCAGCCCCCCAGGAGCTGGAGGATGCCAGACGAGTCATTGGCACACTGCCCATTGAGAAGCTGCTTCTAGAAGATGAAGACAATGATACGTATGTTTTAAACCATGCTCTCTCTGTTGAAGGTCTTTAG
- the POU2AF1 gene encoding POU domain class 2-associating factor 1 isoform X2 — translation MGQPCIDTDVAASAVPVTDEGALCSGWISQPSPTSLQPLTQWTTYPDYVSHEAASCPYTADMYVQPMCPSYTLVGPSSVLTYTSQPLITNFAPRSTTPAVVPQLEVTDQQPPLTYFPWAQPLSALPASTLQYQPASSTLSGPQFVPLPISIPEPAPQELEDARRVIGTLPIEKLLLEDEDNDTILHIYAAKGMRAYTLAAAERMKLLRRLDAKEHRGKTPLLVAVTARQPAIVYDLIRAGADVNAVDNKGQSALHLAATYGYTQVLQAIPHSTVLFWPTMPCSGSRVARH, via the exons ATGG GCCAGCCTTGCATTGATACGGATGTTGCTGCCTCTGCCGTGCCTGTCACAGATGAAGGAGCGCTCTGTTCTGGCTGGatctcccagccctctcccacaTCCTTACAGCCTTTAACTCAGTGGACTACTTACCCTGATTATGTGTCTCATGAAGCAGCCAGCTGTCCATACACAGCAGATATGTATGTTCAACCTATGTGTCCCAGTTACACACTGGTTGGACCTTCATCTGTTCTGACTTATACTTCTCAACCGCTGATCACCAATTTTGCA CCCCGAAGCACCACGCCTGCTGTAGTGCCTCAGCTTGAGGTGACGGATCAGCAGCCACCTCTCACATACTTCCCATGGGCACAGCCCCTCTCTGCACTGCCAGCCTCCACTTTGCAGTACCAGCCGGCCTCTTCCACTCTTTCCGGGCCGCAGTTTGTGCCCTTGCCAATCTCCATTCCTGAACCAGCCCCCCAGGAGCTGGAGGATGCCAGACGAGTCATTGGCACACTGCCCATTGAGAAGCTGCTTCTAGAAGATGAAGACAATGATAC AATTCTACATATTTATGCAGCTAAAGGTATGAGGGCGTATACATTGGCAGCTGCAGAGCGCATGAAATTGCTGCGAAGACTTGATGCCAAGGAACACAGAGGAAAG aCTCCTCTGCTGGTGGCCGTCACTGCCAGGCAGCCAGCTATTGTCTATGATCTGATCCGGGCAGGAGCAGATGTCAATGCTGTAGACAACAAAGGGCAGTCAGCTTTACATCTTGCTGCAACATACGGGTATACCCAAGTTCTTCAG
- the POU2AF1 gene encoding POU domain class 2-associating factor 1 isoform X1, whose protein sequence is MHWQKSSAPEQQPQPRPYQGVRVKEPVKELLKRKRGNVHNAAATAATTVVLPHQPLPSYSPMGQPCIDTDVAASAVPVTDEGALCSGWISQPSPTSLQPLTQWTTYPDYVSHEAASCPYTADMYVQPMCPSYTLVGPSSVLTYTSQPLITNFAPRSTTPAVVPQLEVTDQQPPLTYFPWAQPLSALPASTLQYQPASSTLSGPQFVPLPISIPEPAPQELEDARRVIGTLPIEKLLLEDEDNDTILHIYAAKGMRAYTLAAAERMKLLRRLDAKEHRGKTPLLVAVTARQPAIVYDLIRAGADVNAVDNKGQSALHLAATYGYTQVLQAIPHSTVLFWPTMPCSGSRVARH, encoded by the exons ATGCACTGGCAAAAAT CTTCTGCTCCAGAACAGCAGCCACAGCCTCGCCCCTATCAAGGTGTCCGTGTGAAAGAGCCAGTGAAGGAGCTATTGAAAAGGAAACGGGGAAATGTTCATAATGCTGCTGCAACGGCAGCTACAACg gTCGTTTTGCCCCATCAGCCGCTTCCTTCCTATTCACCAATGG GCCAGCCTTGCATTGATACGGATGTTGCTGCCTCTGCCGTGCCTGTCACAGATGAAGGAGCGCTCTGTTCTGGCTGGatctcccagccctctcccacaTCCTTACAGCCTTTAACTCAGTGGACTACTTACCCTGATTATGTGTCTCATGAAGCAGCCAGCTGTCCATACACAGCAGATATGTATGTTCAACCTATGTGTCCCAGTTACACACTGGTTGGACCTTCATCTGTTCTGACTTATACTTCTCAACCGCTGATCACCAATTTTGCA CCCCGAAGCACCACGCCTGCTGTAGTGCCTCAGCTTGAGGTGACGGATCAGCAGCCACCTCTCACATACTTCCCATGGGCACAGCCCCTCTCTGCACTGCCAGCCTCCACTTTGCAGTACCAGCCGGCCTCTTCCACTCTTTCCGGGCCGCAGTTTGTGCCCTTGCCAATCTCCATTCCTGAACCAGCCCCCCAGGAGCTGGAGGATGCCAGACGAGTCATTGGCACACTGCCCATTGAGAAGCTGCTTCTAGAAGATGAAGACAATGATAC AATTCTACATATTTATGCAGCTAAAGGTATGAGGGCGTATACATTGGCAGCTGCAGAGCGCATGAAATTGCTGCGAAGACTTGATGCCAAGGAACACAGAGGAAAG aCTCCTCTGCTGGTGGCCGTCACTGCCAGGCAGCCAGCTATTGTCTATGATCTGATCCGGGCAGGAGCAGATGTCAATGCTGTAGACAACAAAGGGCAGTCAGCTTTACATCTTGCTGCAACATACGGGTATACCCAAGTTCTTCAG